A genomic stretch from Sander vitreus isolate 19-12246 chromosome 17, sanVit1, whole genome shotgun sequence includes:
- the LOC144532426 gene encoding 5-hydroxytryptamine receptor 1D, with amino-acid sequence MDDLDGSWSVSLQAASANASSLEGAGLGVSRQTQLLLEILMVLMCLGAVTGNILVIVIVAATKTFHSVASVLIMNLAISDLLVGVGVMPFVALSIMNHGWVDCTDLCLYVGYTSSVYCTASVLTLAAIALDRYHSIVDCLRYSSRCTLWRTCAVVLWIWLQALVTSCPPLLGWSSVSYVVPMYSCAVNWASSPSYTTFMAALSYLIPAVVILFCYVNIVKVARSHARRIHTLEDSVQRSRNPSFARGDSSHQHCGSLRSPSTLIYHVSGQFVSEVSTEAGNYISPALPDSATEQNNPASRRLFSFLAQGTSQPSLQHHNHHGVLRLFLVISAFFLCWTPYIGVALVQATETAISGQSSLVPSSAVTFSYWLVLLNSDINPLLYALLSKRFQGALQGLRQKIRARLGSVVGRERGFRAEGHECRSSDPCTLTTIHPGPPSSESSICDASKYSSSIFTVSTDFKHHSREHLCKVCHHENTFPSCSMWQDAGGEGKVDCLQVPSRPQEGSRLPFSALTQDHQATFFYGQITVRVEHDVC; translated from the exons ATGGATGACCTGGATGGCTCCTGGTCGGTGTCCCTGCAGGCAGCATCGGCCAACGCGAGCTCGCTGGAGGGCGCGGGGCTCGGCGTGTCCAGGCAGACGCAGCTGCTCCTGGAGATCCTCATGGTGCTGATGTGTTTGGGCGCTGTGACAG gtAATATtcttgtcattgttattgtggcTGCAACCAAGACTTTCCACTCGGTGGCGTCAGTGCTGATTATGAACCTGGCCATCAGTGACCTCCTGGTGGGCGTTGGAGTGATGCCTTTTGTTGCTTTGTCCATCATGAACCATGGATGGGTGGATTGTACT GACCTCTGTCTGTACGTGGGCTACACCTCCTCTGTTTACTGTACAGCTTCTGTACTGACATTGGCAGCTATTGCCCTCGACCGCTACCACTCCATCGTGGACTGCCTGCGTTACAGCTCCCGCTGCACCCTGTGGAGGACCTGCGCTGTGGTCCTGTGGATCTGGCTGCAGGCCCTGGTCACCAGTTGTCCTCCCCTGCTGGGCTGGAGCTCTGTCAGCTATGTGGTTCCCATGTACAGCTGTGCTGTCAACTGGGCCAGCAGTCCCAGCTACACGACTTTCATGGCTGCCCTCTCCTACCTCATACCGGCAGTGGTCATCCTCTTTTGCTACGTGAACATCGTCAAGGTGGCCCGCAGCCATGCCAGGAGGATTCATACATTGGAGGACTCTGTACAGCGCAGCAGGAATCCAAGCTTCGCCCGTGGTGATTCATCTCACCAGCACTGTGGGAGCCTCCGCAGCCCCTCGACACTGATTTATCATGTAAGTGGACAGTTTGTGTCTGAGGTCAGTACAGAAGCGGGGAATTATATCAGCCCTGCTCTCCCTGATTCTGCGACAGAGCAGAATAACCCTGCATCCAGACGTTTGTTCTCCTTCCTGGCTCAGGGCACCTCCCAGCCATCGCTGCAGCACCATAACCATCATGGAGTGCTGCGTCTTTTCCTGGTCATCTCGGCCTTCTTCCTCTGCTGGACACCTTACATAGGCGTTGCCCTGGTTCAGGCAACAGAAACTGCAATCTCAGGCCAATCCAGCCTCGTCCCATCCTCTGCTGTTACCTTTTCATACTGGCTGGTGTTGCTGAACTCTGACATCAATCCACTGCTGTATGCTCTACTTAGCAAACGTTTCCAGGGTGCTCTTCAGGGACTGAGGCAAAAAATAAGAGCTCGTCTGGGGAGTGTGGTGGGCAGGGAAAGGGGTTTCAGGGCAGAGGGACATGAATGCAGGAGCAGCGACCCCTGCACTCTGACCACCATCCACCCTGGTCCACCTTCCTCTGAGAGTTCAATCTGTGATGCCTCCAAGTATTCCTCCTCCATTTTTACTGTTAGCACTGACTTCAAACATCACTCTAGGGAGCATCTTTGCAAAGTGTGTCACCATGAAAATACTTTCCCATCATGCTCCATGTGGCAAGATGCTGGTGGTGAAGGGAAAGTGGACTGTCTGCAGGTGCCCTCTCGGCCGCAAGAGGGCAGCAGATTACCTTTCTCTGCCCTGACTCAGGATCATCAGGCCACTTTCTTCTACGGACAGATTACAGTCAGAGTAGAGCATGATGTTTGTTAG